In the genome of Drosophila yakuba strain Tai18E2 chromosome 3R, Prin_Dyak_Tai18E2_2.1, whole genome shotgun sequence, one region contains:
- the LOC6535952 gene encoding homeobox protein B-H1, with protein MLCPPTMRPASPAESEISVGGAPSPLPTQHHTHPHSHPHPLQHPRASTIDLLQQQQLLMQHHAAAAAAAAAAASGLTRSAVGNLPEDYFHPLKRLRMSSSSSEPREHTPSPPSAIPEPQSNQTTKSAIEGVKSFSIADILGHSEKQREESVSPPPNASLLAPPASRPIAPPGGLLQPRTEPLDVHPAAAAAMLLPSGQIVRPWDHLLGPTMPVRPFIPSALLHYEQRLALDYHRQLQEHFNAQAQLLRHMGMNPAIIASEDGSSERSQRSSSSNGSTECCSPRQAEKLEKLTTQDASEDAQKKKSEEHPTGSGKSNGDTPLDALFQMTTKDFDESQDKSHLDIFSNRPQPKKKRKSRTAFTNHQIFELEKRFLYQKYLSPADRDEIAASLGLSNAQVITWFQNRRAKQKRDIEELKKDFDSVKVFSAHKSFLENVNDLSILKKKPMHESDMVGLAAAAAAAGMVVPVPGSVPMGGAPPK; from the exons ATGCTCTGCCCTCCAACCATGCGTCCGGCCAGTCCCGCCGAATCCGAAATCTCCGTGGGCGGAGCCCCCAGCCCCCTGCCCACGCAGCACCATACGCATCCGCActcgcatccacatccgctGCAGCATCCGCGGGCCAGCACCATCgatctgctgcagcagcagcagctgttgaTGCAGCACCacgccgcagcagccgcagcagcagctgcagccgcCTCCGGACTCACCCGGAGTGCCGTCGGCAATCTGCCGGAGGACTACTTCCATCCGCTAAAGCGCCTGCGCatgtcctcgtcctcctcggAGCCTCGGGAGCACACGCCCAGTCCGCCGTCAGCAATTCCGGAGCCCCAGAGCAACCAGACCACCAAGTCTGCCATCGAGGGGGTCAAAAGCTTCTCCATCGCGGATATCCTAGGTCACTCGGAAAAGCAGCGCGAGGAGTCCGTTTCCCCGCCCCCAAATGCGAGTCTCCTGGCTCCACCTGCCTCCAGGCCCATTGCCCCGCCGGGCGGACTACTGCAGCCACGCACAGAACCTCTGGATGTCCACCcggctgccgctgctgccatGCTCCTGCCAAGCGGCCAGATTGTCCGCCCGTGGGATCACCTCCTGGGTCCGACCATGCCCGTCCGCCCCTTCATCCCCTCCGCCCTGCTGCACTACGAGCAGCGTCTGGCCCTGGACTACCATCGCCAGCTGCAGGAGCACTTCAACGCCCAGGCCCAGCTGCTCCGCCACATGGGCATGAATCCCGCCATCATCGCCTCCGAGGACGGCAGCTCGGAGCGTTCCCAGCGatcgagcagcagcaatggcagcACCGAGTGTTGCAGCCCACGGCAGGCggaaaaacttgaaaaactAACCACCCAAGATGCTAGTGAGGATGCTCAAAAGAAGAAGTCGGAGGAGCACCCAACGGGGTCTGGAAAATCGAACGGAGACACTCCTCTGGATGCCCTCTTCCAGATGACCACCAAGGACTTTGACGAGTCACAAG ATAAATCCCACTTGGACATCTTCTCGAACAGGCCGCAGCCAAAGAAGAAACGCAAGTCCCGCACCGCCTTCACCAACCACCAGATCTTCGAGCTGGAGAAGCGGTTCCTCTACCAGAAGTACCTGTCGCCAGCCGACCGCGATGAGATCGCCGCCTCACTGGGACTGTCCAACGCCCAGGTGATCACCTGGTTCCAGAACCGCCGGGCCAAGCAGAAGCGGGACATCGAGGAGCTGAAGAAGGACTTCGATAGCGTCAAGGTCTTCTCCGCCCACAAGTCCTTCCTGGAGAACGTCAACGACCTGAGCATCCTGAAGAAGAAGCCCATGCATGAGTCCGACATGGTGGGCCTGGCCGCTGCGGCAGCCGCTGCCGGAATGGTGGTTCCTGTGCCGGGATCCGTGCCTATGGGCGGCGCTCCGCCCAAATGA